A stretch of DNA from Thunnus thynnus chromosome 16, fThuThy2.1, whole genome shotgun sequence:
TTTAAACCTTtctgtactgtaggtgtgtggTTTCTACAAGGGAATGACAATGCCTGTCATAGCTGTATCCCTCAGtttttctgtggtgtttggGACCTACAGGAATGTCCTTCAGCGCCTGTGTAAACTACGGCATGGGAGTCCTGATGCCCGGCCCGCTAAGTGTGACATCTTCCTCTCAGGTCTGACTGGAGGAGTTGCACAGGTATTTAATCATTGAACTTTGCCTTTATACTATAACGAGAacaattcaaatgtttttgggAATTCCCCTTACACAAAGGGTATTTTGCATACTTGTATTTGCTGTTGAATTGTCTGTATTTGTCTTGTAGTATGTCTCatgttaaacaaacacattagtCTTTTACATGTCTCTCCTTCGCTTTAGTTGTTTGGTGTGTTCTTGATGAGCAAGTTGGAAATTAGCCTCCAGTCATTCAAAGGTGCAATTAGTGTCCAGTGTCAgttattcttgtttgtttttgtttttatcctcaAATAATGTGTGACACCCTCTTGAAATACATTGTTTTGCCAATGTGCAGATGTTCCAAGTTTTATAATTGTCAACTACTTTCATACCgttatttctctttctcaggTTTTACTGATGTCCCCAGCTGACATGGTGAAGGTGCGTCTGCAGTGTCAGAGAGTTGCCAATTCATCATTCTCAGCCAAAGCCCTCAAATCAAAGTATCACGGCCCTGTGCACTGTCTGCGTACTATTGCATATGAAGAAGGAGTACTGGGCCTCTACAAAGGAGCCCAGGCATTGGCTCTAAGAGATGGACCATTCTTTGCCACATTCCTTACTACTTATAACATCATCTGTGAACTGCTGTCGACCCCGGGACAGACCCAGCCAGGTAAATCCAAACTCTGCTTACCAGTAAATTATAGGAGAACATCCATCTGAAAACACGTGTATGCAAAATGGAAACCAATagtcatgttttcagttttttatgatTTGAAACTTATACAAATGTCTCCCCTTCATACAGAGTGGAAAGTGGTGCTTCTAGCGGGGGGCTTGTCAGGGATGTGTGGCTGGTGTATTTCCACGCCCATGGACCTGATCAAAACTCGTCTTCAGATGGACTGGATTGGTGAGCGAAGGTACCAAGGCTTTTTCCACTGCATTACAGACAGTGTACGCTCAGAGGGGCCCGGTGTCTTCTTTAAGGGCCTGAGTCTCAACTGCATGCGAGCCATCCCTGTCAACATGGCAGTCTTCTCCGTGTATGAAATAACGATGCACCTGCTGAAACACTCAGCTTAACTCTACCTGCAGCTTGGATCACGCCACAATCAGAGAATGCCTCATGGGACTTTCAAGGCTGtgctaaatattttttgttttaatatttgtgtatggtgtaaatatgttttatagaATATTCTCTGAGGTGTGGAGTTGTATGAAACTGATGCTGACATGTCTGAATGCTGTAGTGGTTTTCAGATACCTGCTTTCAAGTGATTTTAGACTTAAGCAAGAAATCATTTCTTAGCAGCTCAATTTTTAGGGAATTGTCCTTCCAGTAAAACATCACATTCTTCTAACCACATTATATCAATACTAAACAATCTGAAATAGACCAGGTTTATTGCATATTCTGGTTTTAATACatgatgtaaatatatataatgtaaaacATGCCGAAGTGTAACATTGCAATGGATAAATTCTGTTTGTGATAATctattataattaattaattttagttttttcgCAGAGAACAACTGGGCTAgatgtaatatattttaaatagcTTGTTAATCGCTTTTCCATTTCCCTCTGAATGTTTATACTGTGAGCAAGTTAATATCATACTCCCTTTACTGAGAATCCATCCGATACAGACAGCAGAtaaaaatatgttcttttttttaatggggCCATCTGTACCCAgtattatttctttaaaatctacctctttaaaaacagctttatctttattattgcCTTTGAGTTGTATTTGCAACATCTCGCACCAATCTCCATGTTACTGACATTAACGCTATCCTGCTCTCTCAGACACGGGGCTGCATTATCATTTAAGGACCAATCATATCGTTTTAGCTTAAATTACAGGTGTATTCTTATATATATTGTAAGAACTGTACCATTTACAACATCTGAAGACAATGATGTGTGAGTGACAGCTAGTCCCAATACTGCACAGTGAATTCTGGAATTCTGATCAAAAATTGTGCCTTTAAATCCTCTAGACACCCACAGTCCACCTACACAGGTGCTTTCACTTACTGTGCCTGATTAGCACTGGACTCTCCCCTACTCTATAGTCATGTTTAATATGTTGGGGCAGGACAatttatgcttttattattcttattgaTTCAAGGAGTTGGTGACATCATGTAATTCCCAACACAGCTCCACCCAACGTCCACTTGACCAAAGATCTAATCAGAGTAATTGAAAACGCCTGTGTCAGTGTGCAGAGCCTTTAATGGAACAtaatatgatgaaatatttaatgtaaataaacatgtaaaaattCCTCAATGGTCAAATAattcacaacagacattttgacttgttataGAAGGAAAAGCACAAGCTATGTTCTATTCAAGTCCCAATAAGCCCTGACAGTGTATAAACCAGGAccttgaaactgaagcagctaaatggaattcagccatatttaatacaattatttacagctgtgctTTTGCTCCTGTGGCATGGCAAACTGTCTGTGGCACAGTTATTATATCACTAAATATCAATCTTGATATGTTGGTGTCAGATATTATGGAAAAAATTGGTACTTTTGCTGTGTGACcatagaaacattaaaaaagatgTACACACATTAATGTGACACttactttaattaaaatgtattctattaatagaataaaataaaatgattgaattttcaaataaaacgtgcttttaaaaatgttttctttttgcagttTACTGTTTAGTCTGGGAATAAGTTGAATGAAATGTCTTCTTCCCTTAGAGAAAGAGTTACCTTAGTTCAGATCATTTTTGCTGATAGCAATTACATTTGCTTTAGTTCCCTTGAGTCAGACACTGACAGCCTACTACCTGATGTGATCAAATTCTTAAAAAGAGATGAACGTCTCATTATTTCTCATATATCACAGCTGCTTTTGATAATCACAGTTATTGTTCAGAAGGCTTTTTTCCCCAAGTAAAACTAAGTTTTACTTCTTAACCAACATTTTGCAAAGATGTCtagttgtgttgttgttgagcAGATTTTTCACTTTAATTGTCAGtgctgcaaacacaaacacttgatGAAGAGAAACGTGCACATTTAGTGAGGCATGAGGCTAACAAATAGCATGACAATTAGCATGAGGGCTTGTGCAATGCAATGCCATGCTAAATTTGACACAGAGCCACAAATCATCAATACAGTaatttacataaacatttttctcCAGTCCTGATGCCACCTGTATTGTGTCTGTCTTCCCATGACAAATTCAAATGACAAtgattttaaatggaaaaaaagctggattgattattttttcttgttttgagtTTAACAGCACGATGAACCTAGACATCTCAGACGCTCGAGCAGGCTAGAAGTTAAAATTTAAAGGTCTGGGTGTCATGAACTGCTTGACTGTCTCTTCTGTGACTTGTTTGCGTCGCTCTTGATGTGCGGCAATCATCGGCTGCAGGGTTTCGATCAAAATCTTCTTCAGTTCCCCTGTTAGAAGAGCTCCACTCGCGTAGTCCTACCGAGAGAGGAGATTGGAGGAGTGGACGGGAGGAGTGCGCAGAAAGGAAATTGTAGAGGAGGTTGATGGTGCAGAGACGAATGATAACAAGAAAGGAAAGcagaatgtcatagagagaatgaggaaaacaaaacagatggaAGGGTGTGATTAGCAAAAGCTTAAAAGTTTGGAAGATATAATTTGCTTTCTGTGTTGTCTGAACCACTTACCTGTCTGATCTTCTCCAGCTGTTCATCGTCCTCCAGGAAGAAGGTCAAGTACATGAAGGAGACGTCTACATCTGGGTTACCACCATATTTTCTGTGCTCTTCCACTGTGTCTTTTCCTCCCgaaaatgcatgtttgtttACCTGTGAGTAATTGTAGATCAGATCAGTCAGGGacaattgtaaaataaatacagtaaatttgaTTAGTAGCTACGGATGAGATCTTATTTCGTTTTTTGCCccctttcattcattcatgcacAAATAACAAAGATAAACTTCAACTAATCCTGTCCTGGCAGCACCTTATTTTTTATCTGCTTGGGTGTATCGGTGAGAAAGATAGAGGAGTTGGCATCACTAGCGCTCATCTTGGTCTGCGCCCCCTGCAGGGCGGGGAAGAAAGTGGAGTGCAGCAGGGCTGGCTTGGGATAGCCGATCCTTGGGGCTACGTCACGGGTCATCCTGAAGTAGGGGTCCTGGATGAGTGAggggacagacacagacatttgTAGGTAACGGTGCTAGTATGTGGTGTTGTTATGTATTACTGTGATGCTGTTCTGACCTGGTCTATGGCACAGGGGATGAGACACTGTATATCCTTTCTGCCTTTGAAGATCTGTGGGAAAGAGTTGCTGAAGGACGGGGCTGCCTGGATGGCTGGGAAGCTGATCTTTCCTGGATAGATAACAAATAAACTAATGAGAAACACAGTACTGATACTCAGccatttgtttatgttttacaAGGTTAGTCATGTATTAAAAAGTGAATTTATTGATTAGcaacaaaataattattactgtattattaGAAACTCTAAATTGAGAAGCATGGGGCCAAAGACTGGATAGACTTCATTTCAGGTTTGTTCCTCTTTCCAAAGTATTATGAGCAGAGCTCCACGATAGCTCAAACAAGAGtacatctctttttttaaaccattgACTATTTTTCAGTTGTCTTACCAATGCAGTCACTATCTGTAAAGCCAAAGATGCCTTTGACCTGGTTGAACGTCACATGCTTCTGAATCTTTACCACATTCCTGTAGAACTCAGGGGATGCACTGggagcagaagaaaaaaaaaacattaagaaaaaacaaaacaattctgactaaaataagaaattataacatGACTCAAATTAGGTGGATCTTTCCTTGTTATCTATGCCTCCTCCTAGGATAGCAGGACCTGCCAGATAGgaatataaagatatttttctgttatatttTACCCCATGTAGTCGAGGTCAGAGAAAATGAAGGTCTTGTTGACATCAAAGCCACAAGCGATGATGTCCTTGGCGTTTTCCACAGCAAAGCGGTGGCATTCTTCTAGCGTTAGATCCTTCCACAGGTACTTCTCATCATCAGTCAGCTGGATCACCAGCGGGATGTCAAACACATCCTGCAGCCATCTGCAACAAGGAAGTAAGTTTCAGTTGTAACTTGGAACCAATATAAAATCTTCAAACACACAGATCATAATTTGGGATGGTTTCTTGCTGGGGACTGCCCATTGGACCAAAAGCCCATTAGTCTGATGGCCTGTtatcctgaaaacaaacaccCATTGCTCCGAAAATACACACTGGAGTTATTGGACTACCGGAACCTGTGTGGACGCACTGCCATTATTTATGGTTAGACGTTCCGATTAGGCTACCTCTGTCGTCTTttgggtcagggttagggttagtacgCGCTAAATGTACTAAAAAGCAAGCATTTTGTAAATGGTATCTTTACATGTCAAAATACAGAAAGATATTAAGGGCAATAAAACTCCAGGGAGCGCGTGTATTTTCAGAGCAATGGGCCTTTAGAgcagtgggcttttgtttttggGATAACGGGCCGTCAGACTTTCGGTCCAGTGGGAAGTTTTTCGAACTATTGGGTTTTTGGAATAATGGGCTGTCACACCAATGGCATGACGTCCTCTTGCTGATACAACACTTATTTTTTCTCTATTCTTTGACCAAAATGTAATTGGTTGTTGAATACGACATCGGGAAAACATGCTTTTATCTTGACAGCTTTGTGAAAGAAGAACTCACTTGGTGAAGATGAAGGGGATGAGGTGGCCAACGTGCATGGCCTCTGAGGACGGACCTCTGCCAGTGTAAAGGTAGAAGGACTTGTGCTTCTCATATGCATCCAGAACTTGATGCATATCTCTGCCAAAAACAGTGATAAGAGGAAAGTGATTTATTGATGTGTCAAAACTCTCTCACCACCATCTGTTTTACGGAAATATGAATGATGGTCACTAGATTAAAAGTTCAGAGTGAATATTTTCCCCGTAAGTTTGAGAATTATTGAGTCACAACAGATGATGAAACACCCATTCACTACAGCTCAGAAACAAGGAACATGAAATTATGACAAAGTCAAACTGATTAAATATTTTCAGTTCCTAAAATACCGACCTGTGTGAGAAGAAGATTCCTCTGCGAAGAAAGCGGTGCGGTTTCTGTCCGCAGACTTTTTCTATTCTGTCCACCAGCTCCTTTTCAATTTTACTGCTGCCAAACCTCACTAAGGAAAGACACCAGAATGTGAATTATTCTGCTTAAATTAATCTTAAATTACCCCGTGAAGCTTGTTTTAATCTTACCAATAAGTTTGTCGTAGTCTACTCCCTTTGCATTGGTGGTGGAAACGTTCCATGGGTCAACTGTGTCGTCATCATCAGCACCATCTGCTGCTGGCCCGTTGTTAGGGACAACAGAGTTTTCTGAGGGCGGACATCCTGCTTTGTAATCCTGACCTGTCGTCTGTTTGTAGTCCACTTTCAACTTTAGCAACAACTGGACAGCAGCGTCAATTTCAGCCTAGGGAATACAAACagcattatatttaatttaaaagggtcagtacacacacaaaaaacattcttTTCCTTTTACCCCAGTGGTGTCTAACCACATAggtagtttcagttttagttatccaggttttgagatatctgccTCTAACTTTCCCCAccctaataataaataattaataacaatGCATTTAATTcgtactgcacttttcatttgcaaTGAATCTCAAGTGCTTCAGtgttaaaaacatataacataaaaaaaataacaagccttcctgaataaaaaagtttttaagcctgttttaaaGAGTctgggagagatggaggagatggttaggaaggctgttccacaagcgtGGTGTAACAGAGCAGAG
This window harbors:
- the LOC137199314 gene encoding tryptophan--tRNA ligase, cytoplasmic; its protein translation is MTDCQSPMELYERLTEQGNTVRSLKTAKAEKAEIDAAVQLLLKLKVDYKQTTGQDYKAGCPPSENSVVPNNGPAADGADDDDTVDPWNVSTTNAKGVDYDKLIVRFGSSKIEKELVDRIEKVCGQKPHRFLRRGIFFSHRDMHQVLDAYEKHKSFYLYTGRGPSSEAMHVGHLIPFIFTKWLQDVFDIPLVIQLTDDEKYLWKDLTLEECHRFAVENAKDIIACGFDVNKTFIFSDLDYMGASPEFYRNVVKIQKHVTFNQVKGIFGFTDSDCIGKISFPAIQAAPSFSNSFPQIFKGRKDIQCLIPCAIDQDPYFRMTRDVAPRIGYPKPALLHSTFFPALQGAQTKMSASDANSSIFLTDTPKQIKNKVNKHAFSGGKDTVEEHRKYGGNPDVDVSFMYLTFFLEDDEQLEKIRQDYASGALLTGELKKILIETLQPMIAAHQERRKQVTEETVKQFMTPRPLNFNF
- the slc25a47b gene encoding solute carrier family 25 member 47-B isoform X2, which encodes MYRGIWHCIHSTYKTEGVCGFYKGMTMPVIAVSLSFSVVFGTYRNVLQRLCKLRHGSPDARPAKCDIFLSGLTGGVAQVLLMSPADMVKVRLQCQRVANSSFSAKALKSKYHGPVHCLRTIAYEEGVLGLYKGAQALALRDGPFFATFLTTYNIICELLSTPGQTQPEWKVVLLAGGLSGMCGWCISTPMDLIKTRLQMDWIGERRYQGFFHCITDSVRSEGPGVFFKGLSLNCMRAIPVNMAVFSVYEITMHLLKHSA
- the slc25a47b gene encoding solute carrier family 25 member 47-B isoform X1, with amino-acid sequence MLAAYQLNIRRMDFIAGSAGGAFGVIVGYPFDTVKVNIQSHNMYRGIWHCIHSTYKTEGVCGFYKGMTMPVIAVSLSFSVVFGTYRNVLQRLCKLRHGSPDARPAKCDIFLSGLTGGVAQVLLMSPADMVKVRLQCQRVANSSFSAKALKSKYHGPVHCLRTIAYEEGVLGLYKGAQALALRDGPFFATFLTTYNIICELLSTPGQTQPEWKVVLLAGGLSGMCGWCISTPMDLIKTRLQMDWIGERRYQGFFHCITDSVRSEGPGVFFKGLSLNCMRAIPVNMAVFSVYEITMHLLKHSA